One genomic window of Haloarchaeobius salinus includes the following:
- a CDS encoding DNA helicase UvrD yields the protein MSDHSPHRRFDGTLVTAPFGGENVERTARDEYRALLDEHDSEDVLVVTGAPTSTDTFRETLGEELPGAATPYVTSLVVHATDVLNQTDDRVILSDALRRELLHRFLEEYEWDTEYLQQASEQPSFIEDVDAVMSTISWQTVTPDETPELRDITAALDAFHEWLAEHGHMERGQLISEALDVLTGDAREDVVDFEAVLAVEFEEFFPLDRAYLDALAGDCDLVCIAEENASVRRTWVETGPVTDYVSFSESRHGASETPSTRPAATASYFADETDPADPETGSVSVLATDSSDEQLAEVANEIEALVGQSGWNYDDIAVATKQSGSAVTDTIEAFEQTGIPAESTTVTGFGDDPAIRELLAAVRYLAADDEGEVPDHGPEIDTERLDRVREMDSLEDGLRWWATDSGLKERIAERATPLNARAQFGNIKRAFRMAEFLEDTAFVDATWESVEEMLERAHEYAPQQNQTSATDLDGGVRVDHLQAIKNESFRAVFLVNLVDSEYPGDPFLTRLFPTERVAAMPDYPSVTEIDEPDVDATFPTTSTASSRPFARYHTEHARRRLAIGAGAADEHLYCCLYEFEDTALEERAQASRFLTEAYDRLPWVTDADDPHITSEQAAEDFLLSRVDDALAQVRRANSQDVTVSLDEVEAELGEIQDLLEKSGARGEDLRKALRARVEFANGEVRR from the coding sequence ATGTCTGACCACTCACCTCATCGGCGATTCGACGGGACATTAGTCACGGCACCGTTCGGGGGCGAAAACGTCGAACGGACAGCGCGGGACGAATACCGAGCGCTCCTCGACGAGCACGATTCTGAGGATGTGCTCGTCGTCACGGGTGCGCCGACGAGTACAGACACGTTCCGGGAGACCTTAGGTGAGGAACTACCGGGTGCGGCGACGCCGTACGTGACCTCACTCGTCGTGCACGCGACCGATGTCCTCAACCAGACCGATGACCGCGTCATTCTCTCCGACGCGCTGCGGCGAGAACTCCTCCACCGATTCCTCGAAGAGTACGAGTGGGACACGGAGTACCTCCAGCAGGCGTCTGAACAGCCGTCATTCATCGAGGACGTGGATGCCGTGATGAGCACGATCTCCTGGCAAACAGTCACGCCTGACGAAACCCCAGAACTCCGTGACATCACGGCTGCGCTCGACGCATTCCACGAGTGGTTAGCCGAGCACGGCCACATGGAACGCGGGCAACTCATTTCGGAAGCGCTCGATGTCCTCACCGGGGATGCCCGCGAGGATGTCGTCGATTTCGAGGCGGTACTCGCAGTCGAGTTTGAGGAGTTCTTCCCGCTCGACCGCGCGTATCTCGACGCGCTCGCAGGAGACTGTGACCTCGTCTGTATCGCCGAAGAGAACGCGAGTGTACGCCGCACATGGGTCGAGACAGGTCCCGTTACGGACTACGTCTCCTTCAGCGAGTCCCGACACGGAGCGTCAGAGACGCCGTCGACGCGACCGGCTGCCACAGCATCGTACTTCGCCGACGAAACTGACCCGGCAGACCCGGAAACAGGGTCGGTGTCCGTCCTCGCTACGGACTCCAGTGACGAGCAACTCGCCGAGGTTGCCAACGAGATCGAAGCCCTCGTCGGGCAGTCGGGTTGGAACTACGACGATATCGCGGTCGCCACGAAGCAAAGCGGGAGTGCGGTTACGGACACTATCGAAGCGTTCGAACAAACCGGGATCCCGGCGGAATCGACGACTGTCACTGGATTCGGGGACGACCCTGCGATTCGGGAACTTCTCGCTGCCGTCCGGTATCTTGCTGCCGACGACGAAGGTGAAGTGCCCGACCACGGCCCGGAGATCGATACGGAGCGCTTGGATCGCGTCCGCGAGATGGACAGCCTCGAAGATGGGCTTCGCTGGTGGGCGACTGACTCGGGATTGAAAGAGCGGATTGCGGAACGCGCGACCCCGCTGAACGCGCGGGCGCAGTTCGGGAACATCAAGCGGGCGTTTCGGATGGCCGAGTTCCTCGAAGACACGGCGTTCGTGGATGCGACGTGGGAGTCCGTCGAGGAGATGCTCGAACGCGCCCACGAGTACGCACCGCAACAAAACCAGACAAGCGCGACTGACCTCGACGGCGGCGTCCGCGTCGATCACTTGCAGGCGATCAAGAACGAGTCGTTCCGCGCGGTGTTTCTCGTGAATCTCGTCGACAGTGAGTACCCGGGTGACCCGTTCCTGACGCGGTTGTTCCCGACCGAGCGGGTCGCGGCGATGCCGGACTACCCTAGTGTCACGGAGATCGACGAACCGGACGTGGATGCGACGTTCCCGACGACATCGACGGCGTCAAGCCGGCCGTTCGCGCGGTACCACACGGAACACGCGCGGCGACGCTTAGCGATTGGGGCTGGCGCTGCGGACGAGCACCTGTACTGTTGTCTGTACGAGTTCGAAGACACTGCGTTGGAAGAGCGTGCGCAGGCGTCGCGGTTCCTCACAGAGGCGTATGACCGCCTGCCGTGGGTCACCGACGCTGACGACCCACACATCACGAGCGAGCAAGCGGCGGAGGACTTCCTGTTGTCGCGGGTTGACGACGCGCTCGCCCAGGTGCGGCGCGCAAACAGTCAGGACGTGACGGTGTCGCTCGACGAGGTAGAAGCGGAGCTCGGCGAGATCCAGGACCTGCTCGAAAAGAGCGGAGCGCGTGGCGAGGACCTCCGGAAAGCGTTGCGTGCGCGCGTCGAGTTCGCTAACGGGGAGGTGCGGCGATGA
- a CDS encoding phospholipase D-like domain-containing protein, protein MPKTEFEATVEFDDGSTADLEMAADKSWDSFLNYFGDAQHVYCVTYSQSPAFIYKMFQNQDLAVDSLEVIVGDNQHDDYRRSLKNTNNAKKIAAQLESLRQDGDLLIHTVDSARVLLHTKLYIVENQDGSRTLICGSANLSKQAWQGSKQTNVNMAWRTDGDTPVDEWFERLYAFHKDYATPFMEDLTEEIEDADTAEEEAKIYDIWLGGDEFSDDPVAELNARLDEAVDDDQVNTYNVVTDAEDAEKAVFAAEDTDTDPTEISPDKRVRLSPQGLEDAISNLDDTLSANNIRINDGKIVATPAGIARYKETFTGYPDLNVDKEANTVGLRVDDSVLELTAPLPDDPQEVADALDLIEQYVETVGEFGETRTTKETRAHFYEGVIYFCWAPFANYCAHHYAEYESAELDKDLPFLFLHGDNDSGKGMFLRFGARLISNGYVQEVTTGDDFVKNNIERARASDTVFPYIVDDVAKSKIDRDIIKSYWEGKWDGSIQMPTFIFSSNDSTKPKSELRTRMKTLDFNVNFSELEKDEREAAAQIAGQADSCNLFPWFAHLFLQRDISLPDQSDRLADARDVFAELYAYAEKEPPEYVPLETPAEQEHDPGRRKWTSALSDELCELDFKDDGRVIADFSANLDQQQCWEFQKATPAHIRAGIYGPAVQFESANRFKSWIDEPSIIEDARRDTETAADDTGVLSRVTRLVRG, encoded by the coding sequence ATGCCCAAGACTGAATTTGAAGCAACGGTCGAGTTCGATGACGGCAGCACCGCCGATCTGGAGATGGCTGCCGACAAATCATGGGACAGTTTCCTGAACTACTTCGGTGACGCTCAGCACGTCTACTGCGTCACGTACAGTCAGTCCCCCGCGTTCATCTACAAGATGTTTCAGAACCAGGACCTCGCAGTGGATTCACTGGAGGTCATCGTCGGGGACAACCAGCACGACGACTACCGGCGGTCGCTGAAGAACACCAACAACGCGAAGAAAATCGCCGCGCAACTGGAATCACTGCGCCAAGACGGTGACCTCCTCATCCACACCGTCGATTCTGCACGCGTCCTCCTCCACACGAAGCTCTACATCGTCGAGAACCAGGACGGGTCTCGCACACTCATCTGTGGGTCGGCAAACCTCTCCAAGCAGGCCTGGCAGGGGAGCAAACAGACCAACGTCAACATGGCCTGGCGTACCGACGGAGATACGCCCGTCGACGAGTGGTTCGAACGGCTCTACGCGTTCCACAAGGACTACGCGACGCCGTTCATGGAAGACCTCACAGAGGAGATCGAGGACGCCGACACGGCAGAAGAAGAGGCGAAGATCTACGACATCTGGCTAGGCGGCGACGAGTTCAGTGACGACCCGGTCGCCGAGCTGAACGCCCGGCTCGATGAAGCAGTTGACGACGACCAAGTCAATACGTACAACGTCGTCACTGACGCCGAAGACGCAGAGAAGGCGGTGTTCGCCGCTGAAGATACGGATACCGACCCAACAGAGATCAGTCCGGACAAGCGTGTGCGGCTCTCCCCGCAAGGTCTCGAAGACGCCATCTCGAACCTGGACGACACGCTATCCGCCAACAACATCCGTATCAACGACGGGAAAATCGTAGCGACACCCGCCGGTATCGCACGGTACAAAGAGACCTTCACGGGATACCCGGACCTCAACGTCGACAAGGAGGCAAACACGGTCGGGCTCCGGGTTGATGACTCGGTTCTCGAATTAACGGCACCGCTCCCGGATGACCCGCAGGAAGTCGCTGACGCGCTCGACCTGATCGAACAGTACGTCGAAACGGTCGGCGAGTTCGGCGAAACGCGAACGACGAAGGAAACGCGCGCGCACTTCTACGAAGGGGTGATCTACTTCTGCTGGGCTCCGTTCGCAAACTACTGCGCCCACCACTACGCCGAATACGAATCCGCGGAACTGGACAAGGACCTGCCGTTCCTGTTCCTTCACGGCGACAACGACAGCGGGAAAGGCATGTTCCTGCGGTTCGGGGCGCGACTCATCTCGAACGGGTACGTACAGGAGGTCACGACCGGCGACGACTTTGTCAAAAACAACATCGAGCGTGCTCGTGCATCGGACACCGTTTTCCCGTACATCGTTGACGACGTGGCGAAGTCGAAGATCGACCGGGACATCATCAAGTCGTACTGGGAGGGGAAGTGGGACGGCTCCATCCAGATGCCGACGTTCATCTTCTCCTCGAACGACTCGACGAAACCCAAATCCGAACTTCGGACCCGGATGAAGACGCTGGATTTCAACGTCAACTTCTCCGAGCTGGAGAAGGATGAACGGGAAGCCGCCGCGCAGATCGCGGGGCAGGCGGACAGCTGTAACCTGTTCCCGTGGTTCGCTCACCTGTTCTTGCAGCGGGATATCTCGCTGCCAGACCAGTCAGACCGGCTCGCGGATGCTCGGGACGTGTTCGCGGAACTGTACGCGTATGCCGAAAAGGAACCACCAGAGTACGTGCCGCTGGAGACACCCGCCGAGCAGGAACACGACCCGGGACGACGGAAGTGGACCAGCGCGCTGTCCGACGAGCTGTGTGAACTCGATTTCAAGGACGACGGGCGTGTCATCGCTGATTTCTCAGCGAATCTGGATCAGCAGCAGTGCTGGGAGTTCCAGAAAGCCACGCCAGCCCATATCCGGGCAGGGATTTACGGGCCGGCGGTTCAGTTTGAAAGCGCAAACAGGTTCAAGAGCTGGATAGATGAGCCCAGTATCATCGAAGATGCACGACGCGACACGGAGACAGCCGCTGACGACACCGGTGTTCTGTCTCGGGTCACACGGCTCGTCCGAGGATAA
- a CDS encoding Piwi domain-containing protein, whose translation MAVKADIENGKEIDIALRVTGIDEWEHDAIARKIHLEDVDGAAVDLTVFHNNDVADFEWEIGEWYLLENVVGNEFQGEMQLNPGYDLTVALLDDPPAAAENDELAEGNPAEDSAEQSKGSGTAAATSDASNTEAFVRGSEVDDNSRPTADGGGELLHQQPLSDGNYLLQFELGKLPELPVHEYELRATGSGGIDPDDFTNGIEGFSAKAANYYQSRIGSPVTTADASRRRIYATEKLNGTISIHGYTVKPVHQGETTLEARSYTDDGPLQEFVKQDVKRAVTGRFEVSGIDSIIEPTPQRTANSGLFEAYRKYKCRIRVDADGTVICGVNVAYHLESTFSAAEWVQRGQDIADVTVEHDTDLYDSARTATVQEIVDMDYDDVLDGPGVPMSEYHEKHVDQDVIDSMRAGDPIIADLQYGSGEDSIFPQLLEYCKVIPTFDQLGRVDDAFLDVIHNESRMKPEERFNVVTSFVDLLGPTPYFNFDPSPQPTNAGYREHKTRNIPNLRFGGGQTGYYGAGGLERKGYGVYKAPESFDIIALYPEDEEDDARPYVLSLLNKLAEYDASPTAFDRDTYELGSEFHYSQPAQKASDYDAALIVVPDEDEAAEADYDDPYPEFKRRLGQLGVPSQMISVDNLGNDNYGGNICSSLIGKAGGVPWRIDDVPGGVDAFVGLDVTYDHATKQHLGAAANVIMADGTILASEAVTKQAGETFDEDDVANVIKHVLEIFAEEEGRPPRHVVIHRDGKFYLDVESLINRLDKARDLIQRFDLVEIRKSGNPRIAEYDGSNSRFDIADKGVAFHVHNGDHSYLTTTGGKEGSPGTPRPLQIVKRHGSTDLDTLAEQTYWLSEAHVGSLSRSTRLPITTYYADKCADFAMKGYLTKGSVIRGVPYI comes from the coding sequence ATGGCAGTCAAGGCTGATATCGAGAATGGGAAAGAGATCGACATCGCGCTGCGCGTCACAGGGATTGACGAGTGGGAGCACGATGCCATCGCTCGGAAAATCCACCTGGAGGACGTCGACGGCGCGGCGGTAGATCTGACGGTGTTCCACAACAACGATGTCGCGGACTTCGAGTGGGAGATCGGGGAGTGGTATCTCCTGGAGAACGTCGTCGGGAACGAGTTCCAGGGGGAGATGCAACTCAATCCAGGGTACGACCTCACTGTCGCGCTGTTAGACGACCCTCCAGCCGCTGCCGAGAACGACGAGTTAGCCGAAGGTAATCCCGCGGAAGACTCTGCTGAGCAGTCCAAAGGGAGTGGGACTGCCGCGGCAACATCGGATGCGTCCAATACTGAAGCGTTCGTTCGCGGAAGCGAGGTCGATGATAATTCGCGGCCGACGGCTGATGGAGGCGGCGAGCTCCTGCATCAACAGCCGCTCTCTGACGGGAACTACCTGCTGCAGTTCGAACTCGGAAAGCTGCCGGAGCTACCGGTCCACGAGTACGAACTCCGAGCGACCGGGAGTGGCGGGATCGACCCTGACGATTTCACGAACGGGATTGAGGGGTTCTCGGCGAAGGCGGCGAACTACTACCAGTCGCGGATCGGGAGTCCCGTGACGACGGCCGATGCGTCGCGGCGGCGTATCTACGCGACCGAGAAACTCAACGGTACGATCTCGATTCACGGGTATACGGTGAAGCCGGTCCATCAGGGCGAGACGACACTGGAAGCGCGCTCGTACACGGACGATGGGCCGCTCCAGGAGTTCGTCAAGCAGGACGTGAAACGAGCCGTTACCGGTCGGTTCGAGGTGTCGGGGATCGATTCGATCATCGAGCCCACGCCGCAGCGGACCGCCAACAGCGGGTTGTTCGAAGCCTATCGGAAGTACAAGTGCCGGATTCGTGTCGATGCTGACGGGACCGTGATTTGTGGCGTGAACGTCGCGTACCATCTGGAATCGACGTTCTCCGCCGCCGAGTGGGTGCAACGCGGACAGGACATCGCCGATGTGACCGTTGAGCACGACACGGACCTGTACGACAGTGCGCGCACGGCGACAGTCCAGGAGATCGTCGACATGGACTACGATGATGTGCTGGACGGGCCGGGCGTCCCGATGTCGGAGTACCACGAGAAACACGTCGATCAGGACGTCATCGACTCGATGCGAGCCGGCGACCCGATCATCGCTGATCTGCAGTACGGGAGCGGCGAGGACTCGATCTTCCCGCAGCTCCTGGAGTACTGTAAGGTCATCCCGACGTTCGACCAATTGGGTCGCGTCGATGACGCGTTCCTGGACGTCATCCACAACGAGAGCCGGATGAAACCCGAGGAACGGTTCAACGTCGTCACGTCGTTCGTCGACTTGCTCGGCCCGACACCGTACTTCAACTTCGACCCAAGCCCCCAACCCACGAACGCCGGGTATCGAGAACACAAGACGCGGAACATCCCGAACCTGCGGTTCGGTGGCGGACAAACGGGGTACTACGGGGCTGGCGGGCTGGAACGGAAGGGCTACGGCGTGTACAAGGCTCCAGAGTCATTCGACATCATCGCGCTGTATCCCGAAGACGAGGAAGATGACGCGCGGCCGTACGTGCTCTCGCTGCTCAACAAGCTCGCAGAGTACGATGCGAGTCCGACAGCGTTCGACCGCGACACCTACGAACTCGGATCGGAGTTCCACTACTCCCAGCCCGCACAGAAAGCGAGTGACTACGATGCGGCACTGATCGTCGTTCCGGACGAAGACGAGGCGGCAGAAGCGGACTACGACGACCCGTATCCCGAGTTCAAGCGACGGCTCGGCCAACTCGGCGTGCCGAGTCAGATGATCTCCGTCGACAATCTCGGCAACGACAACTACGGCGGAAACATCTGCTCATCCCTCATCGGGAAAGCAGGCGGGGTACCATGGCGGATCGACGACGTTCCTGGGGGCGTTGACGCGTTCGTCGGCCTCGACGTGACCTACGACCACGCGACCAAGCAACACCTCGGCGCAGCCGCGAACGTCATCATGGCCGACGGAACCATCCTCGCGTCCGAGGCCGTCACGAAGCAGGCTGGCGAGACGTTCGACGAGGACGACGTAGCGAACGTCATCAAGCACGTCCTGGAAATCTTCGCCGAAGAGGAAGGCCGACCACCGCGGCACGTGGTCATCCACCGTGACGGGAAGTTCTACCTCGACGTCGAGAGCCTCATCAACCGCCTCGACAAAGCCCGCGATCTCATCCAGCGGTTCGACCTCGTCGAGATTCGGAAATCAGGGAACCCCCGTATCGCCGAATACGACGGATCGAACTCACGGTTCGACATCGCGGACAAGGGCGTCGCCTTCCACGTCCACAACGGCGACCACTCCTACCTGACCACGACCGGTGGGAAGGAGGGCAGCCCTGGCACGCCGCGGCCGCTGCAGATCGTGAAACGCCACGGGTCGACAGACCTCGACACGCTCGCGGAGCAAACCTACTGGCTGTCTGAAGCGCACGTCGGGTCGCTGAGCCGCTCCACCCGGCTCCCTATCACCACGTACTACGCCGACAAGTGCGCCGACTTCGCCATGAAGGGCTACCTCACCAAGGGGAGCGTCATTCGCGGCGTCCCGTACATCTGA
- a CDS encoding AAA family ATPase, with translation MLGTGSAEEFIDDAEHHNQWWSDGTSPELSEAIDLTPRSDFHRVLKTTNAHYTDGVESLVYAIHGQTGIGKTTLLHQLVAALLNTTDFPHQNTDLELTSAIEPRQILYIPLEDSLYQLERAGDDIKRLNQVIDYFQTHVAPRQGQKFILLDDVQALDLDEDQKAELLDLVDENTYVFLTGIVESQVDLPTTESADTVEEFELWPILPMKFIDTVQIGAGLGVDFDDEFRTRLEQYQSSDLDGPSPIKTIRNGLSRRDSETSLDTAVETLSELCFDIFDADDRDNLHDAARAYLRTGGTLHQTDNPSIRNELSKSHFLLFLYKELAKYRSIQQPENLHRLSSIAATNAGEELQYTDLSDQIGVDRRTVDNYLDVLDEGIAVTESQDYSLRRYRRTRLYLRNPRHLVLLSQRQEHHGFEDYEQQDTLNHEFEYKLARTVAFDHAKRLAYTVGAYDVEYTETESGLIDYILHRNGDVLPFILSYHPHTGNAETIAEEFDPDSGQHTESDSEDLRELDYQAPYRFIITDSLPKNVRETGSLVIEKDEASICYLPYWLFLLIC, from the coding sequence ATGCTCGGGACAGGGAGCGCAGAAGAGTTCATCGACGACGCCGAACACCACAACCAGTGGTGGAGTGACGGCACCTCTCCAGAACTATCGGAAGCCATAGACCTCACCCCACGATCTGATTTCCACCGCGTTCTCAAGACGACGAATGCCCACTACACTGACGGCGTCGAGAGCCTCGTCTACGCGATTCACGGCCAGACCGGCATCGGCAAAACCACCCTTCTCCACCAACTCGTCGCAGCGCTCCTCAACACGACCGACTTCCCACACCAAAACACAGACCTCGAACTCACCTCTGCAATCGAACCGCGACAAATCCTCTACATCCCCCTAGAAGACTCCCTATACCAGCTCGAACGCGCAGGCGACGACATCAAACGCCTCAACCAGGTCATCGACTACTTCCAGACCCACGTCGCACCCCGGCAAGGACAAAAATTCATCCTCCTCGACGATGTCCAAGCCCTTGACCTCGACGAGGATCAGAAAGCGGAGCTACTCGATCTCGTTGACGAGAACACGTACGTATTCCTGACCGGCATCGTCGAATCCCAAGTCGATCTCCCCACTACCGAATCCGCCGACACCGTCGAGGAATTCGAACTGTGGCCGATCCTCCCTATGAAATTCATCGACACGGTTCAAATCGGCGCAGGCCTCGGCGTCGATTTCGATGACGAATTCCGAACCCGACTCGAACAATACCAATCATCAGACTTAGACGGGCCATCGCCAATCAAGACGATCCGAAACGGGCTGTCCAGAAGAGATTCTGAAACCAGTCTCGACACGGCCGTAGAGACACTCTCAGAACTCTGCTTCGACATTTTCGATGCGGACGACCGCGACAACCTTCACGACGCCGCGCGCGCATACCTGCGCACAGGCGGCACTCTCCATCAGACAGACAACCCATCGATCCGGAACGAACTCTCCAAATCCCACTTCCTCCTCTTCCTCTACAAAGAACTCGCCAAGTACCGGTCCATCCAACAACCCGAAAACCTCCACCGCCTCAGCTCCATCGCCGCCACCAACGCCGGTGAAGAACTCCAGTACACTGACCTCAGCGATCAAATCGGCGTCGACAGACGAACCGTCGACAACTACCTCGACGTACTCGACGAAGGCATCGCCGTCACCGAATCACAAGACTACTCCCTGCGACGCTACCGCCGCACCCGCCTGTATCTCCGCAACCCACGTCACCTCGTCCTCCTCTCCCAACGACAGGAACACCACGGCTTCGAAGACTACGAACAGCAAGACACACTCAACCACGAATTCGAGTACAAACTCGCCCGCACCGTCGCCTTCGACCACGCCAAACGCCTCGCATACACCGTCGGAGCATACGATGTCGAATACACAGAAACCGAATCCGGCCTCATCGACTACATCCTCCACCGCAACGGGGACGTCCTCCCCTTCATCCTCTCCTACCACCCACACACCGGTAACGCCGAAACAATCGCCGAAGAATTCGACCCCGACTCCGGCCAACACACCGAATCCGATAGTGAAGACCTCCGAGAATTAGACTACCAGGCACCGTACCGGTTCATCATCACTGACAGCCTGCCAAAGAATGTCCGGGAAACTGGCTCATTAGTCATTGAGAAAGACGAGGCCAGCATCTGCTATCTCCCATACTGGCTATTCCTCCTCATCTGCTAA
- a CDS encoding PD-(D/E)XK nuclease family protein, producing the protein MDVIEYSLGSQRKAEVYINRLFAYFLDPEQPHGMDEEFLRAFLDGLPDTCGFGEDTYDLSDVVVDDQVRLTERAGGDIESSGFVDLSVQVPNEWFLLVELKFSAEDTQTEFYRRDVTHIDGTPKTDYESAAYYLYLHQADRPEANDPEFSNWTWTSFLDAVLTDFIVENAPRYPQRTVVQLYEFIDDIRSITGMSDPTDNVDEKVALYLNHYEAIADVTATFEDQWETFSHNWQARLANRLASAELGSIQSEDEYHVRFECSNDAVGDWWFRATSADWGMLFKNGWWRHTDDLTDVLHDRPDDHNDARIGFHHRLENDRENAIRDRTLTLYFRNMGANDQSFIDAVCERFDERAEAIDAALPGTASRTGNKRNLLSAEYDIVPDEHDDFFAAYVAALERGVCDLIVENPELIGILDDIYTDAVTDVYSSDVHIP; encoded by the coding sequence ATGGACGTGATCGAGTACTCGCTGGGATCGCAACGGAAGGCCGAAGTCTACATCAACCGGCTGTTCGCGTACTTCCTCGACCCGGAGCAACCACACGGGATGGATGAGGAATTCCTTCGCGCATTCCTCGACGGGCTGCCCGACACCTGTGGATTCGGGGAGGATACCTATGATCTCTCTGACGTCGTCGTTGATGACCAAGTGCGACTCACAGAGCGGGCTGGCGGAGACATCGAGTCGTCGGGGTTCGTCGATCTGAGCGTTCAGGTTCCGAACGAGTGGTTCCTCCTTGTCGAACTCAAGTTCTCTGCTGAGGACACGCAGACCGAGTTCTATCGACGAGACGTCACCCACATCGACGGGACTCCCAAGACCGACTACGAATCCGCTGCGTACTACCTGTACCTCCATCAAGCGGACCGACCCGAGGCGAACGATCCAGAGTTCAGCAACTGGACGTGGACCAGCTTTCTCGATGCTGTCCTGACTGACTTCATCGTCGAGAACGCCCCCCGGTATCCACAACGAACAGTGGTACAGCTCTACGAATTCATCGACGACATTCGCTCCATCACCGGTATGTCAGACCCGACCGACAACGTTGACGAGAAGGTCGCACTGTATCTCAACCATTACGAGGCTATCGCCGACGTGACTGCCACGTTCGAGGATCAATGGGAGACATTCTCGCACAACTGGCAAGCCCGGCTTGCGAACCGTCTCGCGTCCGCTGAGCTCGGATCGATTCAATCAGAGGACGAGTATCACGTCCGGTTCGAGTGTTCGAACGACGCTGTCGGCGACTGGTGGTTCCGGGCGACGAGCGCTGATTGGGGGATGCTCTTCAAAAACGGGTGGTGGCGACACACTGACGACCTCACCGACGTGCTCCACGACCGACCAGACGACCACAACGACGCCAGGATCGGCTTCCACCATCGCCTCGAAAACGACCGCGAGAACGCCATCAGAGACCGGACACTCACGCTGTACTTCCGAAACATGGGGGCGAACGATCAGTCGTTCATCGACGCCGTCTGCGAGCGATTCGATGAACGCGCCGAGGCTATCGACGCTGCGCTCCCAGGGACGGCCAGTCGCACCGGCAACAAACGAAATCTGCTCTCAGCGGAGTACGACATCGTCCCTGACGAACACGACGATTTCTTCGCCGCGTACGTCGCCGCACTCGAACGAGGCGTCTGCGATCTGATCGTCGAGAATCCGGAACTGATAGGCATTCTCGACGACATTTACACCGACGCCGTCACAGATGTCTATAGTTCCGACGTTCATATACCGTGA